A part of Aquaspirillum sp. LM1 genomic DNA contains:
- a CDS encoding helix-turn-helix domain-containing protein, with protein sequence MSFILSLPNEILRELGARLRVQRLAQSLSQRQLAHMAGLSLGALRKLETDGQCSLDTLIRAVQALGLTTELDELFVLKRQSIAQMAQAEAAQQRQRAPRRRSSPHGLT encoded by the coding sequence ATGTCTTTTATCTTGTCTCTCCCCAATGAAATCCTGCGCGAACTGGGTGCCCGCCTGCGGGTGCAACGCCTGGCCCAGTCGCTGTCACAACGCCAACTGGCGCACATGGCCGGACTTTCGCTGGGCGCACTGCGCAAGCTGGAAACCGACGGCCAATGCTCGCTGGACACGCTGATCCGGGCGGTGCAAGCGCTGGGCTTGACGACAGAACTGGATGAGCTGTTTGTGCTGAAACGCCAATCCATCGCCCAGATGGCGCAAGCCGAAGCTGCCCAGCAGCGCCAACGCGCACCACGCCGGAGGTCGTCTCCTCACGGTTTGACATAG
- a CDS encoding TIGR00266 family protein, protein MSMHVIDYQIVGDDLQFVEIELDPGEAAVGEAGAMMYMEDGISMDTLFGDGSEQQSGLMGKLFGAGKRLLTGESLFTTVFVNQGHGKKRVAFAAASPGKIVPIHLRELGGTLLAQKDAFLCAAKGVSLGIAFQRRLGAGLFGGEGFILQKLEGDGYVFLHAGGTLVEKQLKAGEVLRVDTGCVVAFQPSVDFDIEYVGKLKSALFGGEGLFFATLTGPGHVWLQSLPFSRLADRILSQAPAAVGSKSSD, encoded by the coding sequence ATGAGCATGCACGTAATCGATTACCAGATCGTCGGCGACGACCTGCAATTTGTCGAAATCGAACTCGACCCCGGCGAAGCCGCCGTCGGCGAAGCCGGTGCCATGATGTATATGGAAGACGGCATCAGCATGGACACCCTGTTTGGCGATGGCTCCGAGCAGCAAAGCGGGCTGATGGGCAAACTGTTTGGTGCCGGCAAGCGTCTGCTGACCGGCGAATCGCTGTTCACCACCGTGTTTGTCAACCAAGGCCACGGCAAAAAGCGCGTGGCCTTTGCCGCCGCCTCGCCGGGCAAGATCGTTCCGATACACCTGCGCGAACTCGGCGGCACCCTGCTGGCGCAAAAAGACGCCTTCCTGTGCGCCGCCAAAGGCGTGTCGCTGGGCATCGCCTTTCAGCGCCGGCTGGGTGCCGGCCTGTTTGGCGGCGAAGGCTTTATCCTGCAAAAGCTGGAAGGCGACGGCTATGTATTCCTGCACGCTGGCGGCACGCTGGTGGAAAAACAGCTGAAAGCCGGCGAAGTGCTGCGCGTGGACACCGGCTGCGTGGTGGCGTTTCAGCCCAGCGTGGACTTTGATATCGAATACGTCGGCAAACTGAAAAGCGCGCTGTTTGGCGGCGAAGGGCTGTTTTTTGCCACCCTGACCGGGCCGGGCCACGTCTGGCTGCAATCGCTGCCGTTCTCGCGGCTGGCAGACCGGATTTTGAGCCAGGCCCCGGCGGCGGTGGGGAGCAAGTCGTCGGATTAA
- the mobA gene encoding molybdenum cofactor guanylyltransferase MobA, with translation MGLNPVLPAYTALILAGGQASRMGGVDKGLQTLHGEALTQHVLRSLAQQTRPPAGYLLSANRHLDHYARWGHPVLPDAEAGYPGPLAGIQAGLAACPHPWLLVVPCDAVQLPDDFAQRLLDAAHDRQASSAADPAHWHPTLLALHRNCAASLDAYLARGGRSIRGWLADLDHQPVHFDQPFANANTLADLARLAAP, from the coding sequence ATGGGGCTGAACCCGGTACTGCCTGCCTACACCGCGCTGATTCTGGCCGGCGGCCAGGCCAGCCGGATGGGGGGCGTGGACAAAGGCCTGCAAACCCTGCACGGCGAAGCGCTTACCCAGCATGTGCTGCGCAGCCTGGCCCAACAAACCCGGCCCCCGGCTGGCTATCTGCTCAGCGCCAACCGCCACCTTGACCATTACGCCCGCTGGGGCCACCCGGTACTGCCCGACGCCGAGGCCGGCTACCCTGGCCCGCTGGCCGGCATTCAGGCCGGGCTGGCTGCCTGCCCGCATCCCTGGCTGCTGGTGGTGCCCTGCGATGCCGTGCAACTGCCCGATGACTTTGCCCAGCGTCTGCTCGACGCCGCACATGATCGTCAGGCCAGCAGCGCCGCCGACCCCGCGCACTGGCACCCCACCCTGCTGGCACTGCACCGCAACTGCGCCGCCAGCCTGGATGCCTATCTGGCACGCGGCGGGCGCAGCATTCGCGGCTGGCTGGCCGACCTGGACCACCAGCCAGTCCACTTTGATCAACCGTTTGCCAACGCCAACACCCTGGCCGACCTGGCCCGGCTGGCCGCGCCCTGA
- a CDS encoding molybdenum cofactor biosynthesis protein MoaE codes for MESCAFSVQVQTGRFDAGGEMAALASRPDVGAQVCFIGQVRDFGDQSGVMALELEHYPGMTEKSLLAILDTARQRWPLSAARVVHRVGYLPLGEPIVLVLTASAHRRDAFAACEFIMDYLKHDAPFWKKEHTQAGSHWVEAKSSDQQAVQRWG; via the coding sequence ATGGAATCTTGTGCTTTCAGCGTGCAGGTGCAAACCGGGCGGTTTGACGCCGGCGGCGAAATGGCCGCGCTGGCCAGCCGGCCCGACGTGGGTGCCCAAGTGTGTTTTATTGGTCAGGTACGCGACTTTGGCGACCAATCCGGGGTGATGGCCCTGGAGCTGGAACACTATCCCGGCATGACCGAAAAATCCCTGCTGGCGATTCTGGACACCGCCCGCCAGCGCTGGCCGCTCAGTGCGGCGCGGGTGGTCCACCGGGTGGGCTATCTGCCACTGGGCGAGCCGATTGTGCTGGTGCTCACCGCCAGCGCTCACCGCCGCGATGCCTTTGCCGCCTGCGAATTCATCATGGACTACCTCAAGCACGATGCGCCGTTCTGGAAAAAAGAACACACCCAGGCCGGCAGCCATTGGGTGGAAGCTAAATCCAGCGACCAGCAGGCCGTTCAGCGATGGGGCTGA